A genomic region of Gemmata massiliana contains the following coding sequences:
- a CDS encoding DciA family protein produces the protein MGTDNRGPENIADILGKLFTSRGWGRKNDRLRLESAWSTAAGNELLKDTQVLGMRRGVLEIAVRNAVLLSELTQFHKRGLLTRLRTAMPGVTLTDLKFRAASW, from the coding sequence ATGGGTACCGACAACCGCGGTCCGGAGAATATCGCCGACATCCTCGGCAAGTTGTTCACGTCCCGTGGGTGGGGGCGGAAGAACGACCGACTGCGATTGGAATCCGCGTGGAGTACCGCCGCGGGCAACGAGCTGTTGAAGGACACGCAGGTATTGGGGATGCGGCGCGGGGTGTTGGAGATCGCGGTGCGGAACGCGGTTCTGTTATCAGAACTGACACAGTTCCACAAACGCGGGCTGCTTACCAGGCTCCGTACCGCGATGCCCGGTGTCACGCTGACCGACCTGAAGTTCCGTGCGGCCTCGTGGTAA
- the dnaN gene encoding DNA polymerase III subunit beta → MKITCQRDSLLTACQLVKAAVAARTTKPVLSNIKASAQDDTLTLVAYDMEVGIRYELPGIVVARAGSCILPITELEKILRESGDPDISLDAGSEAILVKTTGGRFEMPSLDVNEFPDIPSFDDGGHYHEITAGTLRTMIRRTAFSADKKDTSGRFSLTGVLWEAEEKGAHLVATDTKRLAVCHGPASVYGVKDGVKTLHLVPLKAIALRERNRAGDQELIRIGLRANAALFQTERAMIYPSLVQGKFPPYREIISKTQKDSTQKISLPVDSFLSRVRQAAIMTDDESMRVDMTFDAGAVTMKARGAKTGASEVTLELPEYDGPKTEIAFDPSYLVEFLRSLDGEPTVLLEVSTGLRPALFTCGDQYSYLVMPLTG, encoded by the coding sequence ATGAAGATAACGTGTCAGCGTGACAGTTTGCTCACCGCATGCCAACTCGTCAAAGCGGCAGTCGCGGCCCGCACCACGAAGCCCGTGTTGAGCAACATCAAGGCTTCAGCACAGGACGACACACTGACACTTGTCGCTTACGACATGGAAGTCGGTATCCGCTACGAGCTGCCCGGCATCGTCGTGGCCCGAGCGGGATCGTGCATTCTGCCGATTACCGAGTTGGAGAAGATCCTTCGTGAGAGCGGCGATCCGGATATCTCCCTGGATGCGGGCAGCGAAGCGATCCTCGTGAAAACCACCGGCGGGCGCTTCGAGATGCCAAGTCTCGATGTGAACGAGTTCCCCGACATCCCGTCCTTCGACGACGGCGGGCACTACCACGAGATTACCGCTGGTACGTTGCGGACGATGATTCGCCGCACTGCGTTCTCGGCAGACAAGAAGGACACCAGCGGTCGGTTCTCGCTGACGGGCGTGCTGTGGGAAGCAGAAGAGAAAGGCGCTCACCTGGTCGCGACCGACACCAAGCGGCTCGCGGTGTGTCACGGTCCGGCTAGTGTGTACGGTGTTAAAGACGGCGTGAAGACACTTCACCTCGTGCCACTGAAGGCTATTGCCCTTCGGGAACGGAATCGGGCCGGCGATCAGGAACTCATACGGATCGGCCTACGTGCGAATGCCGCCCTGTTCCAGACCGAGCGCGCGATGATTTACCCCTCGCTGGTGCAGGGAAAGTTCCCGCCGTACCGCGAGATCATCTCGAAGACGCAGAAGGATTCGACCCAGAAGATTTCGTTGCCCGTAGACAGCTTCCTCTCGCGCGTTCGCCAAGCGGCCATCATGACCGACGACGAGAGCATGCGCGTGGACATGACCTTCGACGCGGGTGCGGTCACGATGAAGGCCCGCGGAGCGAAGACCGGTGCGAGCGAGGTGACGCTCGAATTGCCGGAGTACGACGGGCCGAAGACGGAGATCGCGTTCGATCCGTCGTACTTGGTTGAGTTTCTGCGGTCACTGGACGGCGAACCGACGGTGTTACTCGAAGTGTCTACCGGCCTCCGGCCCGCTCTGTTTACGTGCGGCGATCAGTATTCGTACTTGGTGATGCCGCTGACCGGGTGA